The following DNA comes from Acidobacteriota bacterium.
TCGAGTTGAAGGACGGGGTGCGCGGGGTCGCTGAAGTCGGCGCTGACGTTGCGCTGCCTGGTTTCGACTCGAATCGCCTTCACTTTGAGTTCGAGCAGCGTGACGGCCCACTTGGCGCTGATGGTGCTGTTCAGGCTCAGGTTGGTGCTGCGGGAATTGCCCTCGACCGAGACCAGCCCCAGGGCGGTCACCACGTTCCACCGGGGGCGACCCGCGGCCTGTTCCTGCTGCGCCGCCGCCGGTGGCCGGGTCGGTGTTTCGGTCGCCCCGGCGCCGCTGCATGGGGGGATGAGCAGCAGCAGGGCCAGGCCTAGCCGGCTGCTCCGGATCCACAGCTGTCTCGGCCCCAGGCCGTCCATGCCCCGTCTCCCAAACGTGATTGTGCTGCGGGCGGGCCAAAGATCGTATCCTTGATCGCTCTCCGGCGCCGCCGGAGCGACTGGGAGACTTTCCGTGCGATCCGAGACCCGCCCCCGATCCTCGCGTCTGCGGCGGCGCCTGCTGTCGGGTGCCGCCGTTCTGCTGCTCCTGGCGGCCCTGGTCGGCCTGGCGGGAGTCGTGGCCCTGCGCTCGAGCCTGCCCCGCCTCGACGGCGTCGTGGTCGCCCAGGGCCTCCATGCGGCAGTGAGCGTCGAGCGTGACGCCCTGGGGGCGGTGATCCTGCGTGGCGGGAGCCGAGACGACCTGGCCTTCGCCACCGGTTTCGTCCATGCCCAGGAACGTTTCTTCCAGATGGACCTGATGCGCCGCCGGGCGGCGGGCGAACTGGCGGCCCTGCTCGGTGAGGTTGCCGTGAGCGCCGACAGGCAAGCCCGGATCCACGGCTTCCGCCGGCTGGCGCGGCGGGTCGTGGCGGAGGCCTCTCCCCGCGAGCGCTCTCTGCTCGCGGCCTACACCCGGGGGGTGGGAGCGGGGCTCGCCGACCTGGGGGCACGGCCCTTCGAATACCTGCTTTTGCGCCGGCAGCCGGCTCCCTGGCGGGAGGAGGACACCGTCCTGGTTCTCGCCTCCATGTTCCAGTTGCTCCAGGACGAGGGACGCCGGGAGGCCGCCCTGGCGACGATGGCGCAGACCCTGCCCGGGTCCCTGTTCGCCTTCCTCGCCGCGTCGGGGACCCGGTGGGACGCCGCCCTGGACGGAACCCGTGTGGCCGAACCGCCGCTGCCGGATCCGGCGACGATCGACCTGCGGAAGGTTGAGCCCACGGCCGCCCCCGCAGAGTCCGGCCTCGCGGCGTCTCCGGTGGCCGGCAGCAACAACTGGGCCGTGGCGGCCTCCCGCACGGTGAGCGGTGACGCCCTGCTGGCCAACGACATGCATCTCCCCCTGGGTGTACCGAATATCTGGTTCCGCATGCGCCTCGTCCTCGAGGGGGAGGCCCCGGACGCGCCCCGGCTGGACGTGGCGGGCCTGGGGCTGCCCGGCACCCCTGTCATGGTGGTGGGGAGCAACCGGCAGGTGGCCTGGGGCTTTACCAACGCCCAGGTGGACACCTCGGATCTGGTCGTGCTGGACCTGCCCGCCGACGGCAAGGAAGACCGCTACCTCGCTCCCGGGGGATGGCGCCCCTTCGAGGTGGTCCGGGAACGCATCGAGGTGGCCGGCGGCGACGGGGTGGACTTCGAATATCGGCGAACGATCTGGGGACCGGTGGTCGGTCGCGATCCCCGGGGACGCCCCTGGGCCCTGCGCTGGGTGGCCCACGAGCCCGAGGCCCTCAACCTGGCGCTGCTCGGCCTCGAACAGGCCCACGACGTGCGGCAGGCGATTGCGGTCGCCCACCGTACGGGGATTCCGGCGCAGAATTTCCTGGTCGTCGACCGGGCCGGCTCCATCGCCTGGACGCTGATCGGGCGCTTGCCCCGCCGCCGGGGATTCGACGGGCTGCTGCCCGGGCGGTGGTGCGATGGGAGCCGGAGTTGGGAAGG
Coding sequences within:
- a CDS encoding penicillin acylase family protein, translated to MRSETRPRSSRLRRRLLSGAAVLLLLAALVGLAGVVALRSSLPRLDGVVVAQGLHAAVSVERDALGAVILRGGSRDDLAFATGFVHAQERFFQMDLMRRRAAGELAALLGEVAVSADRQARIHGFRRLARRVVAEASPRERSLLAAYTRGVGAGLADLGARPFEYLLLRRQPAPWREEDTVLVLASMFQLLQDEGRREAALATMAQTLPGSLFAFLAASGTRWDAALDGTRVAEPPLPDPATIDLRKVEPTAAPAESGLAASPVAGSNNWAVAASRTVSGDALLANDMHLPLGVPNIWFRMRLVLEGEAPDAPRLDVAGLGLPGTPVMVVGSNRQVAWGFTNAQVDTSDLVVLDLPADGKEDRYLAPGGWRPFEVVRERIEVAGGDGVDFEYRRTIWGPVVGRDPRGRPWALRWVAHEPEALNLALLGLEQAHDVRQAIAVAHRTGIPAQNFLVVDRAGSIAWTLIGRLPRRRGFDGLLPGRWCDGSRSWEGWIDPAEVPTIIDPADGVLWTANNRTVGGEALARLGDGGYDLGARARQIRDDLQAVERHDERSLLAIQLDDRGLLLEPWRRLMLETVKAAGVGGERGARLADLLGAGPLRAQPASVAYRLVRGFRLLVIERVLGPLLAPCREADPRLGAGYLRQVEGPVWRLLTLRPPHLLGADYDTWDALLEQALDDLLDQVDDRGGLAAFTWGRRNVVRVRHPFSRSLPWLARWLDLPPAALPGDTHMPRVQGPGMGASERMVVSPGHEERGLLHMPGGQSGHFLSPFYGAGQQAWERGEPTPFLPGPVEYRLRLEPAP